The following proteins come from a genomic window of Frankia casuarinae:
- a CDS encoding helix-turn-helix domain-containing protein: MGGWLGLTQAQLSRIENGRAPEELTKLIRYSQILGIPGELLWFDRPGEPRTRATGGSQAPALTVPVIVGGQQVALPIDRAAAHSHGLTDLVAELASDSGEAGAPQVPMPRGERAAPGSAHVVPLASLEEMQHLAAAMQDAGRYLDETVVGYFGQQFTRCKANDGQMGPLRALPLVLGVLDAIQSRARDVRPQVRRALLSVGADGAEFAGWLYRDLHDATSAAYWYDRAMEWAQEAGDLPMQGYILLRKSQSAYEDRDATRVLTLAQAARYGPWNLPPRVQAEVTQQEARGLAMTGDPIGVVEQKLDEARALLGAADDDPDSLGAGYDEGTWLLRSATCYIEAGKPGRAAALYGEVLATGALSRRDEGYYRARRAVAHALGGEPDAAAEEGLTALRLATATGSSRTTRELTRAAQILTPWQTRPGPRQLRAALLV, encoded by the coding sequence GTGGGCGGGTGGCTGGGCCTGACACAGGCGCAGCTCAGCCGGATAGAGAACGGCCGCGCCCCCGAAGAGCTGACCAAGCTGATTCGCTACAGCCAAATCCTCGGCATCCCGGGGGAACTGCTCTGGTTCGACCGTCCCGGGGAGCCGCGCACCCGGGCCACCGGAGGGAGCCAGGCGCCGGCGCTCACCGTGCCGGTCATCGTCGGCGGGCAACAGGTGGCGCTTCCCATTGACCGCGCCGCCGCGCACTCCCACGGCCTCACTGATCTGGTCGCGGAGCTGGCTTCGGACTCTGGCGAGGCGGGCGCGCCCCAGGTGCCGATGCCCCGGGGGGAGCGGGCCGCGCCCGGGTCGGCCCACGTCGTCCCACTGGCGAGCCTAGAGGAAATGCAGCACTTGGCCGCCGCGATGCAGGACGCGGGCCGCTACCTGGATGAGACGGTGGTGGGCTACTTCGGCCAGCAGTTCACCCGGTGCAAGGCCAACGACGGCCAGATGGGGCCGCTCCGGGCGCTGCCCCTGGTGTTGGGCGTCCTCGATGCCATCCAGTCCCGCGCCCGGGATGTCCGCCCCCAGGTGCGGCGCGCTCTCCTCAGCGTCGGGGCAGACGGGGCAGAGTTCGCGGGCTGGCTCTACCGCGACTTGCACGACGCTACGTCGGCGGCCTACTGGTACGACCGGGCGATGGAGTGGGCGCAGGAGGCCGGGGACCTGCCAATGCAGGGCTACATCCTGCTTCGTAAGTCCCAGTCCGCCTATGAGGACCGTGACGCGACGCGGGTGCTTACCCTCGCCCAGGCGGCGCGCTACGGGCCGTGGAACCTGCCGCCCCGGGTTCAGGCAGAGGTCACGCAGCAGGAGGCACGCGGTCTGGCGATGACCGGCGACCCCATCGGCGTCGTGGAGCAGAAGCTTGACGAAGCTCGCGCGCTGCTGGGGGCGGCCGACGACGACCCGGATTCCCTGGGGGCCGGGTACGACGAAGGAACCTGGTTGTTGCGGTCGGCCACCTGCTACATCGAGGCGGGAAAGCCGGGCCGGGCCGCGGCCCTCTACGGCGAAGTCCTGGCAACCGGCGCGCTGTCCCGCCGGGACGAGGGCTACTACCGGGCACGCCGGGCTGTCGCTCATGCGTTAGGCGGCGAGCCTGACGCCGCCGCCGAGGAAGGCCTGACCGCCCTGCGGCTGGCGACGGCCACCGGCTCCAGCCGCACCACCCGGGAGTTGACGCGGGCCGCCCAGATATTGACGCCCTGGCAGACCCGGCCCGGTCCCCGCCAGCTGCGCGCCGCCCTGCTGGTCTAA